Proteins from one Cryptomeria japonica chromosome 4, Sugi_1.0, whole genome shotgun sequence genomic window:
- the LOC131874993 gene encoding UPF0481 protein At3g47200-like gives MPTPKVGATQWLEQIKDIQNHGEEQKIASHVHPYIFTVPESLRSERQEAYVPQVASLGPYHHLKLELYEAERYKSRLTIQVEKRAKKGPFEVLVREIINMAEEIRNSYNDPIECNNEVLGWMMARDAVFILEFLGCYNLCQSPRYQEANPYLQCVDAVFHPERKSPLFFPFQADIFKLENQVPLFILKKVLAWETGSEDQAMDRLKMTISSACKKFSPFIPVSVSVEDGQNRTVARFKSFHFLRQITSRFIDCLSRSSKSRVKADKNLPSAAELHRRGVKFAPFTWASEIIRFDRASSTLFLPCIEMDYRTDLFLRNMVAVEAFMMWKTRVFTCYADLMDRLIDTPSDVAVLKRYGIITSDLGSDKEISNLWNGIRRSMWRSAYEPIDHTDHSTS, from the exons ATGCCCACTCCTAAAGTAGGGGCTACTCAATGGCTAGAACAAATAAAAGACATACAAAATCATGGAGAAGAACAGAAGATAGCATCTCATGTGCATCCATACATTTTCACTGTACCAGAATCCTTGCGTAGCGAAAGGCAAGAAGCTTACGTGCCTCAGGTTGCTTCTCTAGGACCTTATCATCACCTTAAACTTGAGCTATATGAAGCTGAAAGATATAAATCTCGGCTTACTATCCAAGTTGAGAAAAGAGCAAAGAAGGGGCCTTTTGAGGTTTTGGTTAGAGAGATCATTAATATGGCAGAGGAGATAAGAAATAGCTACAATGATCCTATTGAATGCAACAATGAGGTATTAGGGTGGATGATGGCTCGAGATGCTGTGTTTATTCTGGAGTTTCTTGGCTGCTATAACCTATGTCAGAGCCCACGGTACCAAGAGGCAAACCCTTACCTCCAATGCGTGGATGCAGTTTTTCACCCAGAAAGAAAGAGCCCATTGTTCTTCCCGTTTCAAGCTGATATTTTTAAGCTGGAGAACCAAGTCCCACTCTTCATTTTGAAAAAAGTTCTGGCATGGGAAACTGGCTCAGAAGATCAAGCAATGGACAGACTTAAAATGACAATTTCAAGTGCCTGTAAGAAGTTCTCCCCTTTCATACCC GTTAGTGTTTCTGTTGAAGATGGTCAGAACAGAACCGTGGCGAGGTTCAAAAGTTTTCACTTTCTTCGCCAGATAACATCAAGGTTTATAGACTGTTTGTCTCGGTCTTCAAAATCACGTGTCAAAGCTGACAAAAATCTGCCTTCGGCCGCAGAATTACACAGGAGAGGAGTAAAATTTGCTCCTTTTACATGGGCATCTGAAATAATAAGGTTTGACCGAGCCAGCTCTACTCTGTTCCTCCCCTGTATAGAAATGGATTACAGAACAGATCTTTTCTTGAGAAACATGGTGGCAGTGGAAGCATTCATGATGTGGAAAACCAGAGTGTTTACTTGCTACGCAGATCTGATGGACAGACTCATTGACACTCCTAGTGATGTTGCAGTGCTGAAAAGGTATGGAATCATCACCAGCGACTTGGGAAGTGATAAAGAAATAAGCAATCTGTGGAATGGCATTCGCAGATCAATGTGGAGGAGTGCATATGAGCCCATTGACCATACAGACCATTCAACATCTTGA